The genomic region gcacagtacagacagctcattgtgtagctttgcgcttaacaagaaacaaagacaaaatttattttcttctgagaaaaattcaacaatattctTGTCCAAGGTTATGGATTTAGAAGTTTTACATAGTGGCACTCCCTATTAGAAACTTTCATGTCGATACTTTGGTACCTTGGTTGTAGATTAATGATGTTAGAGAAACACGTAGATGTAAGaagtcttgaaaaaaaaatgaaaaaaaaacctataacccgagcgcttttgcAAGGTGGTTCTTTGGTTAAACAGCAAGCTATAGAGAGAAACATTACAATttgcaaaaagaaagaaaaaatcatttACCACGAAGTTTCATGTTGTTGCATTCCATAAGTAGGGTACACTACGGTGTCGATTttctctataataataaaaggtcgtgtgtgtgtgtgtacgtgtgcGACCCCATATCACCAAGATCAAATAACCTAGAAACCTAAAATATTGCGCCCATGTTAAGTGGACCTTGAAGATGAGCCCTGGGTATATCTACCTATGCTAATGAGCCCTGGGTATTACTACCTATGCTAATGAGCCCTGGGTATTACTACCTATGCTATCCAAGTTGgcgaaaaccacatagaaaagaaatttCTTTTATGCTTCTgggaaattaaaatgtttaaaatatttttgattgttCTCCTATGCTAATTAGATTGAGAAAACGCACACAGTGGCATAGTCATTTAgaatatatcaacctaataacccgaGCGAAGCTGGCTACTTTCACTAGTCAATAATACTGGTTATGCTAGTTAGTGtcctcagtggcacaacggcatgtctgctgactcacactgctagaaacctggtttcgatactcttagtgagcaaagtaaaaataatccattgtgttcGTTTCTtcttaagttcaaacaaacaatgGTAGTTGGTATTTCGAATATTAttagtttctattttcatttattgtgtagttttattcttttattataaagatttttttgcATTGTTACCTTAGGATTTAGGACTAAGCAAAATCTTCTAAGATGGCCATACCTAATGAGATATTATGGAGAATATAGCGaaatatattgttaacatcaaaggAACCTAAATGTTGGAacatgcattctaatctttactAATAGAAgcgtaagaaaaatatatttaatcagcTATACTGATGGCCAGGTTAATTTTTATCTTCAGTGTAAGTGTGAGGGTTACTCTGGTCGAACGTTATTATTATCGTGGTTGTTTCTCACTTCCATAGTTTTATTATTGCGCTTGATTTACCTGCGGAGTGATTGTCGCCTAATAGCTGACTGTTAGAAATACGTTCTGAAGTCGACACAAAACTATTTACGGTACAGTAAACTCTCTAAGGAAACACTCATATATCACGTTGGCTATCTATATCACACCTTATAAAGTCTGTCTTTGGATGTTTCATAAATCTCATAAGTTTTCTTTTTGGAGTTTTATGTCTTTTCGAGCAACAAAAAGTTAGTGTTTAGTCTATCTAATTGATAATTTGATCTAGAAAGTTAGTGTTTAGTCTATCCCATTGATAATTTGATCTAGAAAGTTAGTGTTTAGTCTATCCAATTGATAATTTGATCTAGAAAGTTAGTGTTTAGTCCAATTGATAATTTGATCTAGAAAGTTAGTGTTTAGTCTATCTAATTGATCTagatttcttgttcttttgtCAGTTATTCAACATTGCAATATTTTCTTATGAAGTTTTATGTTACGTTAAAATCTTTATCGCAAGCAAACTAATAATGTCACTCCTCACTTAAACTACGAAGTTActtaatttaatgtttagttaagCAAAAGGTTTAAGTGGGAGATATAATAAGTTCAGCCACTTGAAAGTATTGGAACTATCGATGTGCTTTTTACTCACATTGAAAAACTAGATACCATAATTCTTTCGTAACCAGTAAAGTAACTAAAACGAATCACAAAATAGCTTGTTTTAAGCATTTAGTTGAAAACGAGGGATAATGTCATGATTTTAACTACTAAACTTTCGTTAATACTAAGAGACGTCATATATTATTTATGTGTCTTCAAATtgtattctaaaattaattattttgcgcatatttggtaaaaataaattagaatactTGAAGACGTATCAGCATTTTAATCACAACGAATGCACGagttatttatttagattattgCTTTTCtcctataaaaacaaaaacgatttaAATATACATTCACAAAAATTCATCCATATTCGGTTGTAAACTAGCGAATCGTTATGTgtgtgaaacatttatatttagtgttattacTATGAACTATGATAACTTCCTATTCTAACCTCTTCACATTTCCGCTTTCATGTCTAGCTACATGTTATCTTGTCGTTATTGTAGATCTATTCTTGGTCAATCTCATTGAGCAGGaactttattttggtttataaCTTCGTGCATATAAGTTATATGCGTTATATAAGCTCTACGTATTACACTGTTAGTTTTATGATTTTACAGTGAATTCACACACCTTCACGTTGGGCTTAAAAGATCAAGTCATTTTAAGtgctattttctgttgttttcctGTTTTATATAGATTTCATGAAACTTCCTCTAAAGTCGTAAGTTTTGAGCGTAAGGCTATAACATAAATAACGTTGAATATGAACTTAAAACGTTCCTTCATTTCTATTTGTCATTTTTAACGCTTTCTCAAGAGCCTTGTTTTCGATTAATATGTTGTATAACCTATCGTCTCTCGTGTTATCGGTTGTCTTCTCGAGTTTGTTGATATGAGAGAGCATCTACTTGTCTGTAATATTTCATTAACATGATTTGTACTTGacaattaaaactgtagtattcCAGAAAAATCTTAACTTTATAGGGCTATTTATGAATGACATGACGCTTGTTTTGCCCTttgataacataataataaataaatattattccactttatttaagaatatttcaaatttgataTAAATAGCAAATTATTAGACTCTTTGATTGGGAGTAACtctaaaatagttattaatgtgtttttgttttgttaaaggtCAGAGATCTTGAAGCGTTGCTTAACTTCACTCTATGTTAGTTATTAACCTGTGAGATATTCTTCCTTAGGTGAATAAAACTGTTTGTCAATTCGTCAGTTTCCATTAAGGACCCGGCTGAATATTAGAGCTTAAAGTTGAATTAATACTAGATTAATTATTTTCTCATCGGAGGTTCCACCTTAGTTGAATGAAATTGTTTATCAATTAGTCAATCTCAATTAAGAACCTGACTGAATCTTTGCGGTTTACGTTGAATGATTATCAGTTCCTCCCATATTAACTTTCACACTTCTCAGTGATGAGTAACATCGTATGTCGACTGACGAAACTCCATTAATTACCCAGTCAAAGctagttatttaaatttatgttatttttcattcttaTGAGATGTTTTGTTATCAATTTAGGTCCACTCAAAAGTCTTCCTGCAAAGACAACCTAATCAATTACAACTCACTAAATCACAACTCTTCTAATATGAAGAAATAGATTCAACTTGAATAATATTCAACATGTGAAGGCTTATGTagcatttttttataaatacagtgaTGATACGTTTAAATGtcataagttaaaaatatgtttttggttAGAGACAACTTTAAACATAATGattatttaaaagattaaaaagaaaattacatagATACTCACGTATAATTAATTGAAACGACTAGTGAATTCGACTACGTTACCAtagtattaaatttatttgaatcAGTCCTTTGTTTCGAACTCTTATGTTATGGATTTATAAGACAcgatatgtaatatttttttccagtttgagATTCCAAATACGTTTAATGATTAAAACGAAATTGTATGAATAAAGAAAACACGATGCGTGTGCTACTGCAATAGTAACATTTCGTAAAGACTCACTTTACTTACGATAATAAACTAAACAAGGAgatgtagaaaaataattttagtctaacaaaaataaatagattaCTTAAATATCTAAAACAGTCAAACTTCTGATAATGTTTAGTTTTCTCTGATGTAAAGGATCGCAATCCAGTATTTACCTTTGGTTATTTTAATATCACTGATGGATATAAATGTGGATAAGCATAACCGTAAAACTACAACAATCTGCCATTATAGGAAACAGTTCTATtggatatacagggtgttcggaaggTCACtctgcagttttgtaatcatattttattatattcattcagtctatttcaagccagcaactgatagcggtgtttagatattgaaacatgtctgttaataaatatatacagtaagtgcacagtgactttccgaacaccctgtagtatgtCGAAACACTACACACTGATTGAACACATAACTATCCAACTATTATAATTGTTAAAGCAGTTATGTGGGGAATAATATTTCACCAATAATGTCCAGATTCTTCAAGAGTTGTATTTCTTGCTGTGTTCTGCAACACTAAAGTAAGGGTGACATATCTTACTATGTCTTATAACAATGAACTTAGAGTGGTATTTCTAATTATGTCTTATAACAATGAAGTAAAAGTCTCATTTTCCACTAAGTTTTATAAAGATAAAGTAAGAGTGTCAGTTCCTACTAAGTTATGTAACAATGAAGTAATAGAAGttctagtatatatatttttaaacgacCAAACAGAACGCTAGCAAGAACAGACTGAGAGATCATGGAAAACAGAAAGTTTAAGAGATGTgaattaagtatttgtttgttcaaGGGTCAAATTCGTATTTGTGCTTTAAACGGTTCTTTGTATcgtttataataacattgtttttttttcagatctcTTTCACCGAGTCATTCTTCAGAGTGGGTCAGTTTTTAGTCCCTGGGCCATCGCAAAAGATTCGCTGTTTTATGCTCGTCAAGTAGCGAAGAAACTTAATTGTCCTACGAGCATTGATACCTCAACAATTGAATGTCTTCGTCATCGTCCACTTCAGAAAATATTAGACGTGTACATAGAAATTCCTGATTATCTAACAACATTTGGACCAACAATAGATGGCATATCATTACAGAACGATCCAGAATATCAAATGAAAGAAAATAGCAATATTAATCGTCAGTATGACCTGCTTTTTGGCGTTACTCGGGCAGAATCGTACTTTCATTTTTCAGCTAGAGAAGAAGTGATAGGTATCGACTTGGATAGACGAAACAGAATATTTCGAACATTGGTTAGAAACCTCTATAATTACCATCAACAAGAAATTTATCAAACAATCATCAACGAGTACACTGACTGGAATCGTCCTACTCAACATCCTTTTAACTTACTGGAAGAAACTGTGGATGCTTTGAGTGACGCTTTGATTGTAGCACCACTTGTCAAGTTGGGAAACATGCAAGCTCAAGTTCGTCAAAATACTTACTTCTACGTGTTTGGCCACCAATCCGAAGCGGGAGACTATTCTCCTAAACTTGGCTGTATCCACAGTGAAGAGCTTCCCTACATATTTGGTGCACCATTAGTAAGCTCTCTAGCACACTTTCAGCCTAACTACACTCGGCCAGAGGTGGCACTGTCAGAAGCTGTTATGACCCACTGGACGAACTTTGCTCAAACTGGGTAAAGCATTAAAGCACTTAGGCAGAACAGCTTTGTGTTTTAGATTTTGTAACATCgcagatgtttatttttttaaatatactgttaATGAGCAAACATTTACTTAACTGgtgtacaaacatttattaaactagCGTACTTCAAGCCAAACAACACTCGGTTATTTGGAGCTGTTACACAATGTATTTATTCTACATTCCACAAcatgtttgtaaatcttttagtttatcattttattaaagattttgatttgttttcaagaatatataataaatcattcaggtgtacaagttatttaatattcaaaataggACAGCCCATCACCATATGATAACACCAATAAATGCATAAAGTATGCAAGTAATTTTCCTGGAATGTTGGCAGGTTTTTCGACGTGATTTTAAATTAGGCCTAAACGAATCAGCATGCTTTCACTGTATAAAAATTATGTTGCCAAAACGACCATACAGCTATTTATACGTGAGTAATTGAAATCTTATGCTATTTTACGGGATTAAgcaaaatgtttgtaattaaaccaAATTAACtcagttttgtttcgtttttgcaTAACTTTGCTTTATAAAACTTCTGTCTGTTAAGTTCTGGTCAACTTCAAGCATGCATGACGGTGATCTAGACGACCAGGCAACATTGCGTTTGTTGCCCAACTTTcaagacaacatttaaaaatgtttcataccGCGCGATGTACTCTTAGCTGTGATTGGCAAAACATTCATGATGTGagataaaataatactaattattatttcatgtGAAATGATGCAAATGGAAGTGATTTATTTCCATAAATCATGGAGATAATCCGACTAAGATAATATTACAGCTGATGACAGCACCATGCAATACGAAATTTTTCTAAAGTACTTCTAGGAATAAtaatcaaaaatacatttaaaaaacaaaagatatttattCGTTTTAATCATAAATAGATTATGAAAAACTAAACCAAAATCCAGATATCTGTCGTAATGCTACAGTTATTCAGATAGGTAGGGTTAACGTTTAAAAACAATCTTGGCTAAAACGTAATTAATTTCATTAGACCAGCTAATCAGACTAGTTGTGTTACAACACACGAGCTCTTAGTTGAAATGCTATTTACGTCAACAGTGAATAAGGTATCGATTCGACAAACTCTTACTGACGCAAAATATAACTGAAAGTTGAacttaatttcactatatatttaCTTACCTAAACCTGCATGACTAAAACTGTCAACTCAGAGCTCTATAGAaacgacatttttattttattaattacgaAACGTCTTAACAGTGATTCTTTTTTCATTTCATAGGAATCCAAATTCGACCACCCATAGAAGTGATGTAGACAAACTTTCACCAAAGCTTAATCGTTTCGAATGGCAGAGATATGACTCCTCATATCAGAAACATATTACTATTGGTAActattcacattttttatttcctCAGAAAACGCGCGTTCGGATCCAGacatatagatatagatatacgTACGGATTCAgacttatatatatctatatagatATAAGTTCGGATTCAGacttatatatatagatagatataagTTCGGATTCagacatatatatagatagatggaTATAAATTCGGATCtagatatttatatagatagatagatatacgTACTATTTATTACATTACAAGCAGGTAAAAACTGGTAGAAACTCCTGaactacagtttgttttttattattataatgttacttAACAAATGCAGATCGATGCATTGCAAAAAAATGAAGGAATATTAGTGAGAGTACCTCGTTACGATAAAAACCATGTTATAGAAATTGTTAAGGAAACTGCAATTGAGTAAAAATGCTTTGTTTTACGGTTTACCCACGAATTTCATTTACGCTTGCGAACAGAAGAACAATACATTTCTGGTAACCGGTTTTGGGAGATTAAACATTTATTCAAACTGGAGAATTCGAATgggaaaaacaaactaaatactgCTTCTAGCTGTTAAGCTGATAGTTGATCTATCTTAGTTTGGCAGTGAAATTTCaagtcaaattatatttattgtggATTGCACTGGGAGTTATGTAACGCTGTTTTTAGCAAATGTCTAAGATATTTTAACCTAATGAGTGCTGCGCAAGTGAACAGGAACGTTGTACAGTCGAAGAAAAGAAGTATCTATACAAATTATTCGTTCGAGACATTTAATATCCAGATTTTGGTTCCAAACGCTTTAAACGTTGATTGTTCTTAAGCTCAAAGCCAcgcaatgagctatttgtgctctactgATCATGGATGTCGATACTGTGGGCTTTTCATTATTACCAAACATTGATAATATAAGAATAGTATGAGAAACCTTGTTTTCATATAACAATATCGACATAAccgtattgtatttaatattagatctgatatttataaaataccgCAAATTCACAGGTTGTGTACCCAAAACAATGATGACGAATCCCATTTAAGTTCTTCAATATACTTCTAATTTCCttggattatttttattagttgttcTTTTACATGTCACTAAACTTGACTTTAACATGTGGTAGCCATAACTGTGGGCTTAGTAATTTGCATATTAATTGGAACCTCATTAACTTGTTGgagataaatttttatattgtatttagaaATCGTTTATGTCCTTTAATCAACTTTTTGAAAACGTAATTTGCATTTAATTATTAggtttacatttaaaaaacatgtttGCTTTTAATTATAATGCTATAATCCTTAACAACGGTATTGTTCTTTCATATCTATATCGCTTgttttaattttgagtaaaagGAGAGAACATACGTTGTAAAGATCCAATTATGGACCAAGAGCCActtgttaattaaatgttttgttatatgtcTTTAAATAGTTTTCAAATTATGGAAGTTTCACAATGCACCAGAATAATGTAccccaaaattacaaaatgtaattcGTGTATAGTGTTCATTAGGAAAAACCTCAAGAAAAACTAATCCTTTCTgtaactttgatttattgtatatgtTTCTAGCTGTATATGTTACAGAAATAAAGAAGTTTGAATCTTATAAGATATTATACTGGAGTACATTTGACGTTCAAATCAAATTCGctaaatttttattcatttgcATTGATTTTTTCATACTGCATGTGTTTATACGTTATGATATATTTTCCTTGAATTAACTAGAACCATCACAAATGCCACTTATTTAAATTCGACGATTCTGCTATGCTTATTTTATAAACAGTTGTTCGTTGTTTTAATGAAACGAGATAAAGTGTACTACCCCTGTTACACAGTGTTACTAACACTTTTCAAAATAGGTAATGGATTTTTGTTTACATCACAGCTGAATTCTGAGACTAAGCGCCTATTACGTACGGCGCTACGTTTTTTACAGATCAGATTGAAGAGTATTGCATTATCTTTGGACCGTATCTCGCATATTCTTTCTCAGTAATCCTGTTTGGTTTCATGTAATGGAGACTTGAATGTCAAGTGTTTAAAATTAGCACTGATAGTGGCAGTTTTAGCATCAAACGATATATGATTAGTGAAAAGCATACTTGCTGTTGTTCTAAAGATAGATATGGAAGCGGCCCgggatgaccaggtggttaaggcactcgactcgtaatccgagggttgcgggttcgaatctccgtcacaccaaatatgcttatcCTTTCAATCATGAGGGCGCTATagtgtgacggtaaatcccactattcaatggtaaaagagtagcccaagatttgcaGGTGGGTGGTTACTACTAGTCTTACATTGCGagattagggagggctagcgcagatagccctcgtgtagctttgcgcaaaattcaaaaaacaaacgagaTATGGAAGCCTATATGTATTAAGTAGTGAACTAACATATTAGTTTAGATTTCTTTAACAAGTCATACTCAGAACAATctctaatgaaactaaataacaatTGGTATTTTCAGGTTAATCTTTCAATATATACCAAATAATTATGCTATTCATCCGCAGAAGATCCTAAGGATTCCTTAATAACTTCATTGTTGCCTTTCCACAATACGTTGTCGTTTTCAAGACGGTCATACCATTCCAGTAAAACACTGggagttgttttggtttttctaaaccaattatttattttattttatagaacttAATAGTTGTTCTTTAAGTAAGGAATATAGAACTCTGATACTTGTGATTCAAAAGCGACATCCATCAACATGTTTTTATCTTGTcatttttatcttcaattacttatTCTGAAGTAATTTAAGTTCGACTGTTTTTAAAGCGTAAATATGTGTGCAGACTCATAGATTTGAATATCACGATTTGATGAGTTTACGTTAAACTTAAACCGACTCTTGTCTACACTTGACAGGAATGAAGTCTCGAGTGCGGGACCATTATCACGCCCATCAACTATCATTCTGGTTAAATCTCCTTCCCGCTCTCAACAGGGCCGGGTCGGAAGATATTCATGGCGAGCACCACAGGCTCCATGATTACAATAACCCTTCCTCGTACGATGGAATCATACGAAGTCATCACTCATCCTCCACTCAAGTTGTCACCACCGTCTCTTTTACTAGAGAAGACAGTGTTGCCACGGAAACCAGTGAAAGCAGTTCAATTTCACAGATGAAGTCGAGCGTGGAAGTAACTTCGCAAGCTGTGTTAGAAAGCGTCTTGATTGCCACAGAGTCGGCCAATAAAAACGAatctaaaactgttgtttatcaaGAAGAGATATACTCTACAACACTCAGTGTGACTATTGCTGTTGGATGCTCCCTTTTAATCTTGAACGTTTTAATTTTTGCTGGAGTTTACTATCAAAAGGACAAACCCAGAGACTTTAAGCTGGATAAAAGAATTTACGAGGTAAATAAGAACTGATGTCCATATGTTCCTCATAGATTCGCATACGTACGTATATATGTATGGGTAAACCctagtaataattattaaaaaaactctGATTCAAATCTATGAAAATACACAATGAATACGAGACAATTAGAAATGCCTGAAACGGTAACTTTGTTTGTACAAACAGTTGGTGTGTCTATAGCTAAAGactatttcacaaaaaaaagtttttaattcgGATTTTTTCAGACTTTACTTCGTCATTGAATGGTATTTACCAAACATGTTGCATTTGCCCATAAATGCACGTTTGCAATAAAATTaccatataatgaaatattttctttactaatagaaaatgtaattaatcaaCAGTATCTCTGTTTCTTCTTAGAATTTTAATAATCTATTAGAGATtggatatttattatagaaaaatcataaatatttgtCACAGTTTTCAAAGCAGAGCAACTGAACAATATATTTTGGATGTATTCTAAATTTTATAGCTTTATTCAGAGAGTATGAGAACTGCAACTGCATGATTTTAAGGAAAAAAAGAACTAAATATTTCGAAGTATAAATGTACATATTGTTATTTAGAAGTATGTACAAAATTTCTAATTTGTTCAAGACGTGATTCCTGCATATTATTTGTATTCTAGTCTTAACACCGTAaaccgggcctggcatggccaagcgtgttaaggcgtgcgactcgtaataataattttaataacatatctTAAGCAATTatgatacaatttataacaaccaTTTATTTGTAAACTGAAGAcaattttaagtgttttaaaaggTCATATGTTGTTCAGTAGTTATTCATTTGTAAATAAAGATGGCAGTTTAATATGCAACATAAAGATGATATTGACGAATCTAGGCTTAATAAAGATAAGTAGGTGCAGgctatgtattttttaattttcttttgccaACGTAGTTACTAAACCCTTGTGAACCAAACTGAAATCATTTGAAATAACTCAGagaataataagtaaaatgttgTATAAAACACTAGAtagaagtaattattattataaatcagtACAGTGCTTACAACACTTGTGCAGAAAGTGTcacatttcttattatttataatcatgtattatatttgatttgaatATTTCAAAGAAGTagctatttatttgtatttagtttatattCACATAAATGTGTCAATAAAAGTCAAACATTTCTTCTTCTAGAATAATATCTAAATGATTTTCTGCCCGAtgttcttaaataattatttaggataataaatattttttggtaaatttcgtcttcattttgttatttctttatgttttcagCGTTTAGTGAGGCTCACAATCACTTTAATTATAGATCATTTGTTCACACAACACACCAACTTCTCGCAAGCACCTGATTCAATGTAGTTCTGTGTTTCCTGCATGTTTTTCCATACTTCTTCCTTAGATTTAACAGTTATTCCCTACATTCTGGAGCTTAGTGCATTTT from Tachypleus tridentatus isolate NWPU-2018 chromosome 1, ASM421037v1, whole genome shotgun sequence harbors:
- the LOC143245608 gene encoding neuroligin-4, X-linked-like isoform X1 produces the protein MLTTDVTVFFMFLAIFQHLQGEPHKRNTRIVQTKYGSVRGIIKPLSNRRLQPVDVFLGVPFASPPIGSLRFMPPVTLPRWKGVRMSDKLAPVCPQVFPDIHNETEALQRMPAGRLAYLRRLRPYLQNYSEDCLYLNIYAPAKAYMEPVKLPVMVYIHGESYFWNSGNPYDGSVLASYGDVVVVTINYRLGILGFFPATEGSARGNYGLMDQVAALHWIQENIDGFGGDPRNVTIFGQGYGAACANILMITPMAKDLFHRVILQSGSVFSPWAIAKDSLFYARQVAKKLNCPTSIDTSTIECLRHRPLQKILDVYIEIPDYLTTFGPTIDGISLQNDPEYQMKENSNINRQYDLLFGVTRAESYFHFSAREEVIGIDLDRRNRIFRTLVRNLYNYHQQEIYQTIINEYTDWNRPTQHPFNLLEETVDALSDALIVAPLVKLGNMQAQVRQNTYFYVFGHQSEAGDYSPKLGCIHSEELPYIFGAPLVSSLAHFQPNYTRPEVALSEAVMTHWTNFAQTGNPNSTTHRSDVDKLSPKLNRFEWQRYDSSYQKHITIGMKSRVRDHYHAHQLSFWLNLLPALNRAGSEDIHGEHHRLHDYNNPSSYDGIIRSHHSSSTQVVTTVSFTREDSVATETSESSSISQMKSSVEVTSQAVLESVLIATESANKNESKTVVYQEEIYSTTLSVTIAVGCSLLILNVLIFAGVYYQKDKPRDFKLDKRIYESPGCADDDPLPKLNQMNMELLHARANSSSIPSTHPQELCFPLPHTSMADNTVPNSLGVQKVSPLEGQPLLARSLQGPTICQEMRVHFQERPGETTV
- the LOC143245608 gene encoding neuroligin-4, X-linked-like isoform X2, which produces MLTTDVTVFFMFLAIFQHLQGEPHKRNTRIVQTKYGSVRGIIKPLSNRRLQPVDVFLGVPFASPPIGSLRFMPPVTLPRWKGVRMSDKLAPVCPQVFPDIHNETEALQRMPAGRLAYLRRLRPYLQNYSEDCLYLNIYAPAKAYMEPVKLPVMVYIHGESYFWNSGNPYDGSVLASYGDVVVVTINYRLGILGFFPATEGSARGNYGLMDQVAALHWIQENIDGFGGDPRNVTIFGQGYGAACANILMITPMAKDLFHRVILQSGSVFSPWAIAKDSLFYARQVAKKLNCPTSIDTSTIECLRHRPLQKILDVYIEIPDYLTTFGPTIDGISLQNDPEYQMKENSNINRQYDLLFGVTRAESYFHFSAREEVIGIDLDRRNRIFRTLVRNLYNYHQQEIYQTIINEYTDWNRPTQHPFNLLEETVDALSDALIVAPLVKLGNMQAQVRQNTYFYVFGHQSEAGDYSPKLGCIHSEELPYIFGAPLVSSLAHFQPNYTRPEVALSEAVMTHWTNFAQTGNPNSTTHRSDVDKLSPKLNRFEWQRYDSSYQKHITIGMKSRVRDHYHAHQLSFWLNLLPALNRAGSEDIHGEHHRLHDYNNPSSYDGIIRSHHSSSTQVVTTVSFTREDSVATETSESSSISQMKSSVEVTSQAVLESVLIATESANKNESKTVVYQEEIYSTTLSVTIAVGCSLLILNVLIFAGVYYQKDKPRDFKLDKRIYESPGCADDDPLPKLNQMNMELLHARANSSSIPSTHPQELCFPLPHTSMADNTVPNSLGVQKVSPLEGQPLLARSLQGPTICQEMRV